Genomic window (Luteibacter yeojuensis):
AGGATAACTTCGAGCGCGTCCGGCGGAATGTAAAGATCCTGCGGCATTTGCAGCACCGGCTGCCCGCGCACCAGCGCGAGAGGCATTTCCTGCTGCTGCGGGATGCCCGCGAAGGCATCCTGGGTTTTTTCGACCACCTGGACTGCGGTTGTCTCGTTAGTCATCGGCACACGTCAGAAGGGTCGCGGGAGCGACCGGTAGCGCAACAATCGATGCCGTCCGGCGGCTTTACCGCCACCTCGCCCGGCATGCCACGCGTCGTCGCCGACGAGCGATAGGCATGGCCGCTGGACACCCCAGGAGGGTCACCGTCTGTGAAGGAACGTCGGGAGCAGAGCGCGGCCGGTCCCGCGAACGGACCGGTGAGGGCGCGACGCCCGAATAAGTTCACCCGATTGCCATACAGGGTATCGCCTGTGCCGATCCAAGTCCAGCGGCGGCGCCGGGCGGCCGGGCCTTGCGGCACAATAGTCCCATGCACCCCGCCCAGCGCGCCATCATCCACGTCGACATGGACGCCTTCTACGCGTCCGTCGAGGAGCTGGACGACCCCTCCCTGGTGGGCAAGCCGGTGATCGTGGCCGGGCTGGGCCGCCGGGGCGTGGTGTCGACGGCGAACTACGAGGCGCGGAAATACGGGGTGCGCTCGGCCATGGCCACGTCCGAGGCGCGCCGGCGCTGCCCGGACGGGATGTATATCGTCCCGCGCCATGAGCGCTACCAGGCCATCTCGACCGTGGTCTTCGGTGTCTTCGCCGAGTTCACCCCGATGATCGAGGGCCTGTCGCTGGACGAGGCCTTCCTCGACGTCACCGCCAGCCTGAGATTGTTCTCATCGATCGAGGCGATCGGCCGCTGGATCAAGGGCGAGATCCGGTCACGCACCGGCCTCAATGCCTCGGTAGGCATGGCGCACAACAAGCTGCTCGCCAAGCTGGCCAGCGAACTGTCGAAACCGGACGGCTTCCTGCGCATTCCCCCCGACGAGGTCCGCGGGTACCTCGACCCGCTGCCGATCGGGCGCATGTGGACGGTGGGCAAGGTCGCCGAGGAGGCCCTGCACAAGGTGGGCATCCGCACCATCGGCGATCTCGTCCGCGCCGATGCCTGGCGCCTGAACAAGGCGGTAGGCGAACGCCACGCGGCCCAGCTGCGCGAACTGTGCCGGGGTGAGGACCGGCGGCCCGTGGTCACGGACGCGCCCGAGGTGTCCATCGGCGCGGAGTGGACGTTCGAATACGACCTCGAGGAACTCGCCATCGCCGAGGCGTGGCTGCTTCGCCAGTGCGAGCGGGTAGGGGCACGGGCAAGGACGCGGGGGGTGAGCGCCCGCACGGTGTCGGTGAAGCTGCGCGAGCCGCCGTTCACGACCCACAGCCGACAGGCCCAGTTGCCCGTGCCGGGCAATGCCACGCCGGAAATCTATGCCGTGGCACGACGCTTGCTTCAAATCTGGTGGAACCAGCACCCCCGGCCGAGACTGCGTCTGCTGGGGGTGACCCTGTCGGGTTTCGACGCCAGGCACGGCGACGAACAGCAGGACATGTTCGCCGCGCCGGTATCGGACAAGCAATCCGACGGTGTACAGGATCTCATCAACGGGCGCTTCGGCGCCGGGGCCCTGGTTCGGGCGGGTGTTCTGAAAACGCGCGGGAACGAGTGAGCGCTGCGGTATATGTATGCGTCATCCCGGCTGCGCTAATGTGTCCGTTTGTGACACGGAACGTAAGTGGACGAGGTGCGTCATGCCGATAACGACTGGCACGGACGAGGTATCGGGATGGGTGGAGAAGCTGATGTCGAACGATAAGGAAGACCCGCACCCGCGCTATCGCCACGCGCGGATGCGAGTGCAGACCGCGGTGCTCATGAGCCGTGGCGGCGAGGCGCACCCCACCGACCTGGTCGACATCTCGGCCACGGGCGCGCTCCTGCGCCGCCCGCTGGGCTGGCGCGGCGAGCCCGGCCAGACCTGGATCCTCGACATGATCTTCGGCCACGATCTGCACATCCACCTGGAGGCCTCGGTGGCGCGCGTATCGGCGCGGCAGATCGGCATGGAATACACGCTCATCCCGGAGGACAAGCAGGCCTCGCTATGGGAGCTGCTCGGCGGTTACGCCGATACGCTCGAGGCCTGGCAGGACGACTGAACCGCACCGACTGTAGGAGCCGCTATAGCGGCGAGAAGCCAACGGAGCGATGAAGCGGCGAGGCAGGTTCCCTCGCCGCTATAGCGGCTCCTACACAAGCCGCTTCGGCCTTCAGGTGCTGTGCTTCTTCCTCTTCTCCTCGTCGCGCAACTCGCGGCGGAGGATCTTGCCGACGTTGGTCTTCGGCAGGGCGTCGCGGAATTCGATCTGTTTCGGGCGCTTGTAGCCGGTGAGGTTTTCCCGGCAGTACGCCTTCAGGGCCTCGATCGTCAGCGACGGGTCCTTGCGGACCACGAAGAGCTTCACGATCTCCCCGGAGTGCTCGTCCTCCACGCCCACCGCCGCGACTTCGGCCACACCGGGATGGTGCATCACGACGTCCTCGATCTCGTTCGGGTACACGTTGAAACCGGAGACCAGGATCATGTCCTTCTTGCGGTCGACGATGAACGCCTGGCCGGTTTCGTCCATGCGGGCGATGTCGCCGGTGCGCAGCCAGCCGTCGGCATCCAGCACCTTCGCGGTTTCCTCCGGCTGGTTCCAGTAGCCCTTCATCACCTGCGGGCCGCGGATGCAAAGCTCGCCCGTTTCACCCAGGGGCAGCACCTTGCCGTCCTCGTCGCGGATCTGCGCGTCGGTGGCCGGGATCGGATAGCCGATGGAACCCGTGTAGTCCTTGATGTCCACGCGGTTGGCGAAGGCGACGGGGGAAGTCTCGGTAAGGCCGTAACCCTCGATGATCGGCTTGCCGGTCACCTTCTTCCAGCGCTCCGCGACGCTTCGCTGCAGGGCCATGCCGCCGGCCATCGTCAGGTGGAGCCGCGAGAAATCGACCTGGTCGAATCCCGGCGTGTTCAGCAGGCCGTTGAACAACGTGTTGACGCCGGTGATCGCGGTGAACGAGGTCTTCCGCAGTTCCTTGACGAAGCCGCGCATGTCGCGCGGATTGGTGATGAGGTGGTTCAGGCCGCCCAGGCTCGTGAAGATCAGCCCGTTCACGGTCAGCGAGAAGATGTGGTACAGCGGCAGCGCCGTGATGATCGTTTCCTCGCCCGGCGTGGCGTGGCCCGCCACCCAGGGGCGGGTCTGCAGCATGTTCGCGATCATGTTGCGATGGGTGAGCATGGCGCCCTTCGCCACGCCCGTGGTGCCGCCGGTGTACTGCAGGAAGGCGACGTCCTCGTGGGCGATCTCCACCGCCGGCATCGGATGTGCCTTGCCGCGCTCCAGCGCGTCGCGGAAGCGCACGGCCTTCGGCAGGTGGAAGGGGGGCACTTCCTTGCGCAGGGTCTTCACCACGAAGTTGATGATGTTGCCCTTCGGGAAGCCGATCATGTCGCCGACGGCGGTCGTGACGATGTGCTGCACTTTCGTGCCGTCCAGCGCCTGCTGGGCCGTGGCTGCGAAGTTGTCGAGGACCAGCAGCGCCTTCGCGCCCGAATCTTCCAGTTGGTGATGCAGTTCGCGCGCCGTGTACAGCGGATTCGTGTTCACTACGGTCAGGCCGAGGCGCAGGGCACCGAACAGTGCGATGGGGTACTGCAGCAGGTTCGGCAGCATGATCGCGAGGCGATCGCCCTTCTTCAGGCCGAGTTCGCCGGAGAGGTACCCGGCGAATGCCCTGGACAACTCGTCCAGGTCGCCGTAGGTGAGGACTTTGCCGAAATTCGCGAACGCAGGGCGGTTGCGAAATTTCTGAAAGGATTCATCGAGGAGGGCCGCTATGGAGCGGTATGCGTTGACGTCGATGTCGGCGGGAATGCCGGCCGGGTAGTGGTCAAGCCACGGACGCTCGATGCTCATGAATCGGACGGACTCCAGGAAGTGTGACGCATGCACGATTGTCGTGCGGTCGCGAGGCATTGGAGCATACGCGCGCGTATAGCGGCAAGCCGCATTGCAGCGGTATCCCGGCAGGAGGAAAGCACGATGGGAAAGGTGGGAAAGCTGATGCTGTGCCTTTTGCTCGCGAGCCTGTCCGCGTGCCGCCACGCGCCCGACGAGGATCGGGTGCGCGAGGCGATCGCGGCGATCGCGGAAGCGGCCGAGGCGGGAAAAGCGGGGGATACGGTAGAGGCGTTGACCGAGGACTTCGAGGGAAACGCGGGTGCGCTCGATCGGCGCGGGTTGGCCAATCTCGTCCGCCTGTACGCGTTGCGTGGACAGACGGTCCATGTGCTGATGGGCCCGACCGAGGTGACGCCACGTGGCGACCGCATGGTTGCGACCTTCACCGTGACGCTGACGGCCGGTGCGGGTGTACTTCCCGACAACGCCGGCGCTTACGAAGTGGAGACCGGCTGGCGGAAGGACGGTAGCGAGTGGCGTTGCTTTACCGCCACGTGGAAACGCGCCTTGTAGTCGCAGAGCCTTGTGGGAGCCGCTTCAGCGGCGATCCCGCGGCAGCGGGCAGTCTTGTCGCGAGCACCCATCGCCGCTGAAGCGGCTCCCACAAAAAACGCCCCGGTTTCCCGGGGCGTTCTTCAGAGCCTTGTCAGGCCGCCTTCGCCAGCTGGCGAAGCACGTACTGCAGGATGCCGCCATGGCGGAAGAACTCGCGCTCCTTCGGGGTCAGCAGCAGCACCTTCACGGTGAACGACTTGACCGAACCGTCCGGGCGCGTGGCCTTGACCGTCGCCGTCTTCGACTCGCCGCCGTTCAGGCCGGTGATGTCGAATACCTCGTCGCCCTTCAGGCCGAGCGTCTGCGCGTTCTCGCCGTCCTGGAACTGGCAGGGCAGGACGCCCATGCCGACCAGGTTGGAGCGGTGGATGCGCTCGAAGCTTTCGGCGATCACGGCCTTGACGCCCAGCAGCAGCGTGCCCTTGGCCGCCCAGTCGCGCGAGGAGCCGGTGCCGTATTCCTTGCCGGCCAGGACCACCAGCGGCGTGCCATCGGCCTTGTACTTCATGGCGGCATCGTAGATGGCCATCTGTTCGCCGGTCGGGATGTACTTGGTGTAGCCGCCTTCGACGCCGTCCAGCATCAGGTTCTTGATACGGATGTTGGCGAAGGTGCCGCGCACCATCACGTCGTCGTTGCCGCGACGCGAACCGTAGGAGTTGAAGTCCTTCGGTTCCACGCCCTTCGAGATCAGGAAGCGGCCCGCCGGGCTGTCCTTCTTGATGGAGCCGGCCGGCGAAATGTGGTCGGTGGTGATCGAGTCGCCGAAGATGCCCATGGCGCGGGCACCGTGGATGTCCTCGATGGTGCCGGCCTCGGCGGTCATGCCGTCGAAGTAGGGCGGGTTCTTGATGTACGTGGAATCGTCCCAGGCGTAGGTCTTGCCATCCGGCGAGGCGATCGCGTTCCAGCGGCTGTCGCCCTTGAAGACGTCGGCGTAGCTGTCCTTGAACATCTGCGGGCTGATCGCGCCGGCGATGGCGTCGGACACTTCCTGATTGCTCGGCCAGATGTCCTTCAGGTACACGGGCTTGCCATCGCTCCCCGTGGCGATCGGATCCTTCGTCAGGTCGATGTTCAGCGTGCCGGCCAGCGCATAGGCGACCACCAGCGGCGGCGAGGCCAGGTAGTTCATCTTCACTTCCGGATGCACGCGGCCTTCGAAGTTGCGGTTGCCCGAGAGCACGGACGCCACGGCGAGGTCGCCGTCGGCGATGCCCTTGCTGATCTCGGCCGGCAGCGGGCCGGAGTTGCCGATGCAGGTGGTGCAGCCATAGCCGACCACGAAGAAGTTCACCTTCTCCAGCTCTTCGAGCAGGCCGGTCTTCTTCAGGTACTCGGTGACGACGAGCGAGCCTGGGCCGAGCGAGGGCTTCACCCAGGGCTTGGAGGTAAGGCCACGCGCGGCGGCCTTCTTCGCCACCAGGCCGGCGGCGAGCATCACGGCCGGGTTGGAGGTGTTGGTGCACGAGGTGATCGCGGCGATCACCACCGAGCCGTCATTGAGGCGGAAGGACTTGCCGTCCTTCTCCACCAGCACGCCGTCGTCGTCGAGCTTGTTGCCTTCGTTGCCGACGGCCGTGCCGCCGCCTTCGTTGTTGAAGCGCGACACGTCGCCGTTCTTCGGCTTGCGGTTGGCGGTGAGCGGGCCCACGGCGTCGAGGAAGCTCTGCTGCACGCCTTCCAGCAGGACGCGGTCCTGCGGGCGCTTCGGACCGGCGAGCGAAGGACGCACGTCGGCGAGGTCCAGTTCGAGCACGGTAGTGAATTCCGGCTCCGGCGTGTTGATGTCGTGCCACAGGCCCTGGGCCTTGGCGTAGGTTTCGACCAGGGTGATGTGAGCCTCTTCGCGGCCGGACAGGCGCATGTAATTCAGCGCTTCCTGGTCGATCGGGAAGATGCCGCAGGTGGCGCCGTATTCGGGGGCCATGTTGGCGATAGTGGCGCGGTCGGCCAGCGGCAGGTTCTGCAGGCCGTTGCCGAAGAACTCGACGAACTTGCCCACGACACCGAGCTTGCGCAGCATCTGGGTGACGGTGAGGACGAGGTCGGTCGCGGTGACGCCCTCGGCCAGCTTGCCGGTGAGCCGGAAGCCCACGACCTGCGGGATCAGCATGGACGACGGCTGGCCGAGCATGGCCGCTTCGGCCTCGATGCCGCCCACGCCCCAGCCCAGTACACCGATGCCGTTGATCATGGTGGTGTGCGAGTCGGTACCGAACACGGTATCCGGATAGGCGAAGGACTCGCCGTCTACTTCATTGGTGAACACGACGCGGGCAAGGTTCTCCAGGTTCACCTGGTGGACGATGCCCGTGCGCGGCGGCACGACCTTGAAATTGTTGAAGGCCTTCTGGCCCCAGCGGAGGAACGAGTAACGCTCCTGGTTGCGCTCGAACTCGATGGCGACGTTCTGTTCCAGCGAGCTTTTCGAACCGAAGGCGTCCACCTGCACGGAGTGGTCGATGACCAGCTCGGCCGGCGCCAGCGGGTTGATCTTGTTCGGGTCGCCGCCGAGCTTCGCCACGGCATCGCGCATGGCGGCCAGGTCGACCACGCAGGGAACGCCGGTGAAGTCCTGCAGGACCACGCGCGCCGGCATGAAGGAGATCTCGGTGTCGGGCTCGGCCTTGGCGTCCCACTTGGCGACGGCCTCGATTTCCTTCGCCGTGACGTTCACGCCGTCTTCCTGGCGGAGGAGGTTCTCCAGCAGGATCTTCATCGAATAGGGGAGGCGCTTGATGTCGAAGCTGTTGCCGAACTTGGCCAGGCTCGCGATGGTGTGGCGCTTGCCGTTGACTTCGATACTGTCTCGGACCGAGAACGAGTCTTTCATGCTGTACTCCTGGCGTGGTTCTAAAGCTGGGGAGGCCGGACGGACCCTTGCGGGCCGCCAAAGGCGTCGATTATCGCGCAGTCTGCCGTTCGTGTGCGACCGCCATGGGGGTCTCTATGGCTAGAATGGCCGGTCGGCGGCTAAGGTCGCGCGAATCTTGGGCGCGAAAAGGATGAGGGTGGCGGTCCATGGGCGCAAACGCATTTGATGGCATGCAGCGTTCGATGATTTCGATGGCCCTGTCGTCGGTGTCCCTGCGCGACCTTGCGCTCGTCCAGGCGGTGGCGCGTGAAGGAAGCTTCAACAGCGCCGCCCGGGCCATGTACATCAGCCCCTCGGGTCTTTCCCACCAGGTACAGAAGGTCGAGCAGGCGCTTGGCGTTCCCCTTTTCGAGCGCGGCGGACGGCGTGTCGTACCCACGGCCAGCGGGCAGCGCCTGCTCGGCTATATAGAAGAGGTGCTCGCCTCGGCCGAGCATCTCGAGCACGCCGCGCGGGTGGGCGACGTCGCCTTCGGCGGGGAGCTGAGGCTCGGCGTGCCGTCGACCCTCGGGCCTTACCTGCTGCCGCATTTCATCGAGCCGTTTCCCCAGCGTTTTCCGGGGGCGCGGCTGACCATCTCGGAGGGCAAGCCCCGGGGCCTGCTGCGCCGGCTGCACGAAGGGGAGCTGGATGCCGTGCTGGCGCCGCCCGCGGCCACGGTCGCGGGGTTGGACGCCGTCCCGCTGTTCTTCGAGCCCTACGAGCTGATGTTCCATGCGGCGCATCCGCTGGCGGGGCGGGGGTCTGTGGCGCTCACCGAACTCGACGCGTCCGAGGCCACCCTGATGGCCGAGAGCCACGGCAATGGCGTATCGGACCTGGGTATGGCGGGATCGGCGCGGCCGGAACGCATCCAGGATCTCAGCATCGAGAGCCTCGCCACCCTGGTGGCCCTGCGCGGCGGTTACACGCTGGTGCCGATCCTGGCGCACGAGCGTCTGGGGTCGATTCCCAACGTGGTGATGGCCGCGGTGGAGGGCGCGCGGCCGGGGCGGCATATTTCGCTGTATTGGCGCAGCGCTACGCCGTGGCGCGAGGATCTCGCCGGCTTCGGCGAGTTGCTTCGGGCACTTGCGGAGAAAATCCCCGGCCTCGACGCCGCGGGCGTTTAACCGCGCTTTGTGTGGGAGCCGCTTCAGCGGCGATGGGTGCTCGCGGCGAGCTTGCCCGCTGCCGCGGGATCGCCGGCATAGTCGGCTCCCATAAGGAGGCGCGTCAGCCGCCGTCGTCCAGCGTCGATCCGGTCAGGAGGCCGCGGGCCAGCATCGCGCACTGCTTGCGCGAGATGAGCAATTGCCATTGGCGGCCGCCCAGCTGGTGCCACAGCACCGCGGAGCGCACCGACGCCAGCAGCGCCGCGCGCACCTTGTCCACATTGCCTTTCTGCTGCAGGTACGCCGGCGTGCCCGTGACCATCACGCGCGGCTTCAAGGTGGAAAGGGTGGAGGCGTAGAGCTCGGCGAGGCGCGCCGCGACGTTCGGATGACCGAGGCCGAAATGCTCCACCTGTCGCTGGGCGGACACGATGCCCTCGCGCAGCCGGTCGAGGAGGCCGCGATTGCGCGACAGCGAGCGTTCCAGGCGAAGCACGGTGATCGCCATGCGCATCACGGCGACGTCGCGCGTCTCGTCCTCGAACTGCGCCACCAGCGTGCGCAGTCCGCGTCGCACGCCGGACACGCCCCCGTAGACCGCCGCCACCGAATCGGCGTCGATGCGGAACACACTGGCGAGACTTGTCTCGAACGCCACCTCGTCGCAGCGGCCGTCGGTAGCCAGCTGCTGGGCAAGGGCGGCGCCCTGGAAAACGCCTGCCAGGGCGAGGACGCGTTCTTCGTTCATTCGTAGTGCCTGGAAGAAAATGGGGAATGCGTGCTTCGTGTAGGAGCCGCTATAGCGGCGAGAAGCCTACGGAGCCGTGAAGTGGTGAGGCGCGTCGTCCTCGCCGCTATAGCGGCTCCTACAAAGGTGGGCGATGTGTTCATGAAGGCAGGCCGCCGTAAGGCGCATCGGTGGCTGCGATCACCGCGCCGCCCAGGCAAACCTCGCCATCGTAGAGAACCACCGACTGGCCGGGTGTGACCGCGCGCTGGGATTCGTCGAAGACGACATGCAGCCTGTCGCCACGCACGTCGACCGCGCAGGCCTGGTCGGTCTGCCGGTAGCGCGTCTTCGCGGTGCAGCGGAAGGTGAGCGCGGGCGGCTCCCCGGCGACCCAGGTCGGATCGGTGGCTTCGAGGCGGGTCGACTGCAGCCAGCGGTTTTCGCCGCCCTGCGCGACGATCAGGGTGTTCGTGCCCACGTCTTTGCCGACGACATACCACGGCTCGTTCGGCGCATCGGTCCGGCCGCCGATGCCGAGGCCGTTGCGCTGACCCAGCGTGTAATACATCACGCCCTGGTGTTCGCCGATGCGACGTCCGTCGGGATCGACCATCGGACCGGGCCTGGCCGGCAGGTACTGGGCGAGGAATGCGCGGAAGTCGCGCTCGCCGATGAAGCAGATGCCGGTGGAGTCCTTCTTCGCGTGCGTGGGCAGGGCGGCCTCGCGGGCCATCTCGCGCACGCGCGGCTTCTCGATCTCGCCCACCGGGAAGAGGGTGGCGGACAGCGGCTCCTGGCCCAGCGCGTGGAGGAAGTAGCTCTGGTCCTTCGCCGTGTCGACCGCGCGCAGGAGCCGGTAGCGGCCTTCGTGGAAGTCCACCCGCGCATAGTGGCCCGTCGCGATCTTTTCCGCGCCGAGGGCGCGCGCGTGTTCCAGGAAGGTCTTGAACTTGATCTCGCGATTGCAGAGCACGTCCGGATTCGGCGTGCGGCCGGCCGCGTATTCGGCGAGGAAGTAGGCGAACACGCCGTCCCAGTACTCGCCCGCAAAATTTCGCGAATGGAAGGGGATGCCGAGGCGCCCGCACACGGCCAAGGCGTCCTTGCGGTCGTCGTCGGTGGTGCAGGGGCCGGAGCGGTCGTCTTCTTCCCAGTTCTGCATGAACATGCCCTCGACCTCGTGCCCGGCCTGCTGGAGCAGGAGGGCCGCGACCGAGGAATCCACGCCACCGGAAACGCCGAGGATCACTTTCACCGATGCGCACCCGGAAGCAGGCTGGTCACGGTGTCCAGCGGTAGCCGGCGCCCGTCCAGCCACGCGTCGATCGCGTCCAGCACGAGCGGCGTGCGCAGGCGCTCGCCGAGCGCCTCGATCTCGTCCCGGCGCAGCCACAGGGCGCGGTGGATCCCCTCGTCCAGTGGGCGCAAGGCGTCGTGCGAGAGCACGTGGCCGGCGAAGGCGAAGCGGAGCACCTGCTCGCCGTGTTCGTGACTGGTCCACTGCCAGACCCCGAGAAAGGCGTCCAGCGCCACGTGGTGGCCGGTTTCCTCGAGGGTCTCGCGGATCGCCGCGGCCTGCAGCGTCTCGCCCGGGTCGAGATGTCCGGCGGGCTGGTTGTAGGCGAGGCGGCCCAGGGCCTCTTCCTCGACCACGAGGAAGCGGTCGCCGCGCGCGATGACGCAGGCCACCGTGACCCTGGGGCACCACACGTTTCCGCTGGAGGGGGTTGTCTGCGACATCGGCTTAAGGAGATAGGGGCTCTGGAAAAAGGCCTATTGTGCCATTACCTGTGGTAACCGGCCCGAAAGCGGGCCGGATTCCGGTGTATAAACGAATCGCGTATCGAAGGCTCCGAATTAATGTCCCAAGAACACGAACACGACCAGGAAAGTGAGCGCGGGCATGGTCTCGCCGTCGAGACCTCCCGTCCGGAAACGGCCAGGCCGCCTCTGTTCCAGGTCGTCCTGCTGAACGACGATTTCACGCCGATGGATTTCGTGATCGAGGTGCTGCGCAGTTTCTTCGGCATGGACCAGGAGCGGGCGGTGCAGGTGATGCTCCATGTCCACACACGAGGTAAGGGCGTCTGCGGCGTTTTCACCCGGGAGGTGGCAGAAACCAAGGTGACTCAGGTCAACGAATACTCACGGTCTCATCAACACCCGCTCCTGTGCACTATGGAAAAGATGTAGCCGATCCCCCATCTGGAGTTCATGCGGCATTGACATGGGGCTGGTCCCCGCCGCCCACAGCTATCGGAGACGGTCCGTATGTTCAGCAAGGATCTCGAAGTCACCATTGGGCACTGCTACAAGCAGGCCCGCGAGCAGCGCCACGAATTCATGACCGTGGAGCACCTGTTGCTCGCCCTCACGGAAAACACGTCCGCCCTGGCCGCCCTGCGTGCCTGTGGGGTGGACCTGCCGCGCCTGGCGGCCGACCTGCAGCGGATCATCGCCGAGACGGTACCGGTGCTCCCGGCCGGCGACGAGCGCGACACCCAGCCCACCCTGGGCTTCCAGCGCGTGCTCCAGCGCGCCGTGTACCACGTGCAGTCCTCGGGCCGTAAGGAAGTCACCGGCGCCAACGTGCTGGTGGCCATTTTCGGCGAGAAGGACTCCCACGCCGTGTATTTCCTGCACCAGCAGGAAATCACCCGCCTGGACGTCGTCAACTACATCTCGCACGGCATCGCCAAGATCGGCGACGAGTCCGCCTCGGCGGCCCCGAATGCCGAGCGTGACGGCGAGGAGGGGGGCGAGGGCAAGGGCAACCCGCTCAGCGAATACGCCTCGAACCTGAACGAACTGGCCATCCAGGGCAAGATCGACCCCCTGATCGGCCGCCAGGACGAGGTGGAGCGCACCATCCAGGTGCTCTGCCGCCGCCGCAAGAACAACCCGCTCTACGTGGGCGAGGCGGGCGTGGGCAAGACGGCGCTGGCCGAAGGCCTCGCCAAGCGCATCGTGGAAGGCCAGGTACCGGAGGTGCTGGAAGACTGCACGATCTGGTCGCTGGACCTCGGCGCGCTGGTCGCGGGTACCAAGTACCGCGGCGACTTCGAGAAGCGCCTGAAGGCGGTCATCGCCCAGCTCAAGAAGCAGCCGAACGCCATCCTGTTCATCGACGAGATCCACACCATCATCGGCGCCGGTTCGGCGTCGGGCGGCACCATGGACGCCTCGAACCTGATCAAGCCCATGCTGGCGTCGGGCGAGTTGCGCTGCATCGGTTCCACCACGTTCCAGGAGTTCCGCGGCGTGTTCGAGAAGGACCGCGCCCTGGCTCGCCGTTTCCAGAAGATCGACGTGGTCGAGCCCACCGTGGCCGACTCCATCGAGATCCTGCGCGGCCTGAAGAGCCGGTTCGAGGAGCACCACTCGGTGGAGTACACCGGTGAGGCGCTGCGTGCCGCGGTGGACCTCTCGGTCAAGCACATCCCCGACCGCCTGCTGCCGGACAAGGCCATCGACGTGATCGACGAGGCCGGCGCCCGCCAGCGCCTGCTGCCGGAAGACGAGCGGACCGGCAAGGTGGACGTGCCCGAGATCGAGTACATCGTCGCCAAGATGGCGCGCATTCCCGCGAAGCAGGTGTCCGCGTCGGACCGCGACGTGCTGCGCAACCTCGAGCGTAACCTCAAGATGGTCGTCTTCGGCCAGGATGCCGCGATCGAGGCCCTGGCGTCGTCGATCAAGATGGCGCGCTCGGGACTGGGCGATCCGTCCAAGCCGATCGGCAGCTTCCTGCTCGCCGGCCCGACCGGTGTCGGCAAGACGGAAGTCACCCGCCAGCTCGCCATGCAGCTGGGCATCGAGATGGTCCGCTTCGACATGTCCGAGTACATGGAAGCGCACTCGGTCTCGCGCCTGGTCGGTGCGCCCCCGGGGTATGTCGGTTTCGACCAGGGCGGCCTGCTCACCGAGCAGATCACCAAGCATCCGCACTGCGTGCTGCTGCTGGACGAGATCGAGAAGGCCCATCCGGACGTCTACAACATCCTGCTCCAGGTCATGGACCGGGGCGTGTTGACGGACACGAATGGCCGCGAGGCGAACTTCAAGAACGTGATCATCGTGATGACCACGAACGCCGGCGC
Coding sequences:
- the hflD gene encoding high frequency lysogenization protein HflD yields the protein MNEERVLALAGVFQGAALAQQLATDGRCDEVAFETSLASVFRIDADSVAAVYGGVSGVRRGLRTLVAQFEDETRDVAVMRMAITVLRLERSLSRNRGLLDRLREGIVSAQRQVEHFGLGHPNVAARLAELYASTLSTLKPRVMVTGTPAYLQQKGNVDKVRAALLASVRSAVLWHQLGGRQWQLLISRKQCAMLARGLLTGSTLDDGG
- the clpS gene encoding ATP-dependent Clp protease adapter ClpS, producing the protein MSQEHEHDQESERGHGLAVETSRPETARPPLFQVVLLNDDFTPMDFVIEVLRSFFGMDQERAVQVMLHVHTRGKGVCGVFTREVAETKVTQVNEYSRSHQHPLLCTMEKM
- a CDS encoding NUDIX hydrolase, with protein sequence MSQTTPSSGNVWCPRVTVACVIARGDRFLVVEEEALGRLAYNQPAGHLDPGETLQAAAIRETLEETGHHVALDAFLGVWQWTSHEHGEQVLRFAFAGHVLSHDALRPLDEGIHRALWLRRDEIEALGERLRTPLVLDAIDAWLDGRRLPLDTVTSLLPGAHR
- the clpA gene encoding ATP-dependent Clp protease ATP-binding subunit ClpA; this translates as MFSKDLEVTIGHCYKQAREQRHEFMTVEHLLLALTENTSALAALRACGVDLPRLAADLQRIIAETVPVLPAGDERDTQPTLGFQRVLQRAVYHVQSSGRKEVTGANVLVAIFGEKDSHAVYFLHQQEITRLDVVNYISHGIAKIGDESASAAPNAERDGEEGGEGKGNPLSEYASNLNELAIQGKIDPLIGRQDEVERTIQVLCRRRKNNPLYVGEAGVGKTALAEGLAKRIVEGQVPEVLEDCTIWSLDLGALVAGTKYRGDFEKRLKAVIAQLKKQPNAILFIDEIHTIIGAGSASGGTMDASNLIKPMLASGELRCIGSTTFQEFRGVFEKDRALARRFQKIDVVEPTVADSIEILRGLKSRFEEHHSVEYTGEALRAAVDLSVKHIPDRLLPDKAIDVIDEAGARQRLLPEDERTGKVDVPEIEYIVAKMARIPAKQVSASDRDVLRNLERNLKMVVFGQDAAIEALASSIKMARSGLGDPSKPIGSFLLAGPTGVGKTEVTRQLAMQLGIEMVRFDMSEYMEAHSVSRLVGAPPGYVGFDQGGLLTEQITKHPHCVLLLDEIEKAHPDVYNILLQVMDRGVLTDTNGREANFKNVIIVMTTNAGAQLASRRGIGFVKQNHSLDAMETIRRMFTPEFRNRLDAIIQFNALDFDHILRVVDKFLIELEAQLAEKKVSVDVSPEARRWLAEHGFDPQMGARPMARVIQDKVKRALADELLFGKLADGGKVSLSVEGDELHVETESAEPATAEA
- the mnmA gene encoding tRNA 2-thiouridine(34) synthase MnmA; the encoded protein is MKVILGVSGGVDSSVAALLLQQAGHEVEGMFMQNWEEDDRSGPCTTDDDRKDALAVCGRLGIPFHSRNFAGEYWDGVFAYFLAEYAAGRTPNPDVLCNREIKFKTFLEHARALGAEKIATGHYARVDFHEGRYRLLRAVDTAKDQSYFLHALGQEPLSATLFPVGEIEKPRVREMAREAALPTHAKKDSTGICFIGERDFRAFLAQYLPARPGPMVDPDGRRIGEHQGVMYYTLGQRNGLGIGGRTDAPNEPWYVVGKDVGTNTLIVAQGGENRWLQSTRLEATDPTWVAGEPPALTFRCTAKTRYRQTDQACAVDVRGDRLHVVFDESQRAVTPGQSVVLYDGEVCLGGAVIAATDAPYGGLPS